The genomic DNA ATTTGGCAAGGACGCCGCGCCCTGGTTCGTTGGCGATCAACTGGAGCAATTGAAAAAACTCTATGGCATCACCTTCACCGATCCGAGGCAGGTGCCGGCCGTGCTGCTGGACGGCGCCCGGCAACGCTATGACGGCGAACAGAAGGGCGACAGCCGAGCCATTTTCGGCCAGCTTTCCTGGCGCCCGATTGACCCGCTGGAACTCACCGGCGGCCTGCGCTACAGCCAGGAGCGCAAGGACGCCTGGATCTCCCGTGACGCCAGCAACCTCGCCCCGCTGACCGGCTTGCCCCCCGGTGTTCCAGGCCGGTGGGCAATTGCTGCGCGACATCGCCCTCGGTGGCGGTTACTACCGCGAGGATTCGATTAAAGAAAACAACGTCTCCAGCCTCCTCAGCGCCAGCTACCGCTTCAGCGATGCGGTGATGGGTTACGTCAGCTGGTCGCGGGGTTACAAGGCCGGCGGCATCAACTTCGATGTGGTCGGCCCGTTCACCGCACCCACCTTCGAGCCGGAGCGCGCCACGTCCCTGGAACTGGGCATGAAAACGCGCTTCTGGGACGAGCGCGCATTGCTCGACCTCGCCGTCTACCAGACCGACGTCGACAACTACCAAGCGCTCACCTACAGCCCGCCGACATCGCTGTTCGCACCACCGCTGCGGGACAACCTGATCAACGTCGGCAAAGTCCGCCTACGGGGCATCGAACTCGATTCCGCCTGGCAACTCACCCCCCGACTCACCGGACGCCTGGGCCTGGCCTGGAGCGATGCGCGCTACCGCAGCTTCCCCAACGCCCCGTGCCCACCGGCCTCGGGCCAGTGGACCTGCGACCTCAGCGGCGAGCGCCTCTACAACGCGCCGGAATGGAACCTCAGCAGCGGCCTCGACCATACCCACCCGCTGCCCTACGGATTGGAAGCCTACAGCGGCATCGACTACAGCTTCCGCACCGGCTACTCCGGCACCCTCGAAGGCGGTGAAGGCAGCTACCAACCCAGCTACGGCCTCACCAACCTGCGCCTGGGCCTGCGCAGCCAGGACCGCGCCTGGGAAGTGGAAGGCTGGGTGCGCAACGTCTTCGACCGTCAGTACATCACCGCCGTGTATTCACTGCTCGGCTCCGGCGACTACGGCGTCATGACCGGCAGCGAACGAACCGTCGGCACCACCGTCAGGCTTCGCTATTGAGGGAAATAAACCGCGTCGGACAAAACGCCAAACGGTTACCGCCGGCCTTTTTCGACAGATACATGGCCTGATCCGCCTTGCTGAT from Pseudomonas beijingensis includes the following:
- a CDS encoding TonB-dependent receptor — encoded protein: MFQAGGQLLRDIALGGGYYREDSIKENNVSSLLSASYRFSDAVMGYVSWSRGYKAGGINFDVVGPFTAPTFEPERATSLELGMKTRFWDERALLDLAVYQTDVDNYQALTYSPPTSLFAPPLRDNLINVGKVRLRGIELDSAWQLTPRLTGRLGLAWSDARYRSFPNAPCPPASGQWTCDLSGERLYNAPEWNLSSGLDHTHPLPYGLEAYSGIDYSFRTGYSGTLEGGEGSYQPSYGLTNLRLGLRSQDRAWEVEGWVRNVFDRQYITAVYSLLGSGDYGVMTGSERTVGTTVRLRY
- a CDS encoding TonB-dependent receptor produces the protein MSAGFYYLRQQLDRGIDTEFGKDAAPWFVGDQLEQLKKLYGITFTDPRQVPAVLLDGARQRYDGEQKGDSRAIFGQLSWRPIDPLELTGGLRYSQERKDAWISRDASNLAPLTGLPPGVPGRWAIAARHRPRWRLLPRGFD